Proteins encoded by one window of bacterium:
- a CDS encoding glycosyltransferase family 39 protein yields MRPNNNSRSPQKSTRWSWGILSVLSFFSISAAIMRFVDADEGYYLLAARLIHDGEHLYKDFFYTQAPGLPHLYSVLFNLPGSAWLYARIFAACLNVLCGLMIYQQVRKTSGTSCALWAAALFFFSSWILEWHSTIKTFAPATLFALGSFYSLQHVQKYRLALFVAGVLLFLAVLMRSTYGILIPCALYAILHTNQKKDESKIASVLFFSFGLTIGFSPLIAFLPWWQNFMLGNIGYHA; encoded by the coding sequence GTGAGACCTAATAACAACAGCCGATCACCACAAAAATCGACGCGCTGGTCATGGGGCATACTGTCTGTGCTCTCATTTTTTAGTATTTCAGCTGCGATCATGAGGTTTGTCGATGCGGATGAGGGATACTATTTACTCGCAGCCAGATTGATACATGATGGGGAACACTTGTATAAGGACTTTTTTTACACACAGGCACCCGGCCTGCCGCATCTATACAGTGTTCTGTTTAACTTGCCGGGCTCTGCATGGCTTTATGCACGCATTTTTGCAGCTTGTCTCAATGTATTATGCGGCCTGATGATTTATCAGCAGGTAAGAAAAACATCCGGCACCAGTTGTGCGTTATGGGCCGCAGCATTATTTTTCTTTTCGTCATGGATATTGGAATGGCATTCTACCATTAAAACTTTTGCGCCGGCAACGCTGTTCGCATTAGGCAGCTTTTATTCCCTGCAGCACGTGCAAAAATATCGGCTGGCGCTGTTCGTCGCTGGTGTCCTTCTATTCCTTGCCGTTTTAATGCGATCCACCTATGGCATTCTAATTCCCTGCGCTCTTTATGCGATACTGCACACAAACCAAAAAAAGGATGAGAGCAAAATTGCTTCTGTATTATTTTTCTCATTCGGTTTGACTATCGGCTTTTCTCCACTGATCGCTTTTCTCCCATGGTGGCAAAATTTTATGCTGGGGAATATCGGCTATCACGC
- a CDS encoding methyltransferase: MPASPREIVKACLEFNHPERLPRDLWLLPWAQLHYPAEVARLQEQYPNDIVDAPKVYPPSSRIQGDEYRQGSYTDEWGCVFTNIQDGLIGEVRTPLLADIADWRSIQPPYELLPVGQAAARAVQTVDRFCEQTDRFVLAAMCPRPWERYQFIRGSENTYLDIMTPERGCLDLLRRIHEFYLREIEFWMQTQVDGIRFMDDWGSQNQLLIPPRLWRELFQPLYQDYCDLAKAHGKKILMHSDGHIQEIYPDLIRTGVDAINSQLFCMDLDYLQRTAVGRITFWGEIDRQHVLPSADPEEGRKAVRRVASHLYDPSGGLIVQFELGAGANPAVAQAIFEEWEKIQNER; this comes from the coding sequence ATGCCCGCTTCACCACGAGAAATCGTCAAAGCCTGTTTGGAATTCAATCACCCCGAACGCCTGCCCCGCGATCTGTGGCTGCTGCCCTGGGCGCAACTGCACTATCCAGCTGAAGTGGCCCGCCTGCAGGAACAGTATCCTAATGACATCGTCGACGCCCCCAAAGTGTATCCGCCGTCAAGCCGCATACAGGGGGATGAGTATCGTCAGGGGAGCTATACGGATGAATGGGGATGCGTGTTTACCAATATTCAGGACGGTTTAATCGGTGAGGTGCGCACTCCGTTGTTGGCCGATATCGCGGACTGGCGTTCGATTCAGCCGCCCTATGAACTGCTGCCCGTCGGCCAGGCGGCTGCACGGGCTGTGCAAACCGTGGACCGCTTTTGTGAACAGACCGACCGATTCGTCCTTGCCGCCATGTGCCCCAGACCCTGGGAGCGCTATCAATTCATCCGCGGCAGCGAAAACACCTATCTCGATATCATGACGCCGGAGCGCGGGTGTCTCGATCTTTTGCGTCGCATTCACGAGTTCTATCTGCGCGAGATCGAATTCTGGATGCAAACGCAGGTGGACGGCATCCGGTTTATGGATGATTGGGGCAGTCAGAATCAATTGCTCATTCCGCCCAGACTTTGGCGTGAACTGTTTCAACCGCTCTACCAGGACTACTGCGATCTGGCGAAAGCGCACGGCAAAAAGATCTTGATGCACTCTGATGGTCATATTCAAGAAATATATCCTGATCTGATCCGCACCGGCGTTGATGCCATCAATTCACAATTGTTCTGCATGGACCTGGACTACCTGCAGCGAACCGCGGTCGGACGCATCACGTTTTGGGGCGAGATCGACCGCCAGCATGTGTTACCTTCTGCAGATCCAGAGGAGGGAAGGAAGGCGGTCCGTCGCGTGGCGTCTCATCTTTACGATCCCAGCGGCGGTCTTATCGTACAATTCGAACTCGGCGCCGGCGCCAATCCTGCTGTAGCCCAGGCTATTTTTGAAGAGTGGGAGAAAATACAAAACGAACGATGA